The Desulfuromonadaceae bacterium nucleotide sequence GGAAGAACGGATATCCCCGGCTCCGCTTAAGCGGGTTAAGATCACTCCGCAGGGGAGTGCGCCGACCAGATAAGCAGCGAGGATAATCAGCATCAATTCAGGCATCGGTTTTCTTTCCGCCGTGGCCGGTACAATTTAGAGATCAAACAGTTCGTTGAAGATTGCCTGGACGGTGGTGATTTTGTCGGCTTTCCAGGCATTGGTGCCGCAGAAAACCAGTCCGGTTTCGGTGTCGCCACGTTGTGCCCGGTCGAGGGCGTGGACGATACAGAAGCGTTCTTGTGACGATTTGTAGGTACATTTCTTCAGGCAGGCGGTTGGACACCGCAGATTCAGTGCGACGTCGCGCTCACGAATTTTATCAAAATGGGTGAGGATGGCGCGACCGGGAAGCCCGGCCGGACTCATGATCAACCCGATATCCTCTTTACGGCAGTCGAGATACATCTGTTTGAATTCGTCAGAGGCATCACACTCTTCAGTACAGACGAAACGTGATGCCATCTGCACGCCGTCGGCCCCTTCGGCCAGGGCGTGCAACAGGTCGGCGCGATCCCAGATTCCGCCAGCGGCGATAACCGGAATATCAACCCCCCACATTTCCTGAAAATAGGTTTTGACACCCCGGACTGTTGCATACTGATCGTAGCTGCCGTCACCGATCTTTTCCATTTTCTCACCGAGGTGCCCCCCGGCAGTGTCGGGGTCTTCGACGACGACGGCGTCCGGCAGGCGATGGTAGCTTTTGTTCCATTTGCGGGCGATCAATTCAGCGGCCTTGATGGAAGACGCGATCGGCACCAGCGCGATATCGGGGAAATCGGCGGTCAGTTCGGGGAGGTTGAGGGGCAGACCGGCACCGCTGACAATGATCTTGGCGCCCCCCTCACACGATGCGCGAACGATCGTTTCGTAGTTCGAAACGGCGACCATACAGTTGGTGCCGATGACCCCGTCGGGGGCGATTGCATACGCCTTGCGCAGTTCATCCTTGAGCGCCGCAGGGTCGGCGGAAAAGAAGTTTTTACCGTCAAAGTGCGGGCTGTTAAGGCCGAGGCCGGCGGTGGCGATCAGTCCGATGCCGCCACATTTGGCCACCGCGCCGGCCAGGTTGGCGGCGGAAACCCGCACCCCCATGCCGCCTTGAATCAAGGGGTAGGGAACACTATGTTTGCCGATTGTCAATGAGGGGCTACTCATGGGATAGGTCCTTTTTGGGTCGGTTTGTAGTTAACGGAAGCATAGCAGAAGGGAGCGTCGTCAATTGTAATAGTTGTGTAAAAACATCTTGTTACTTTTATGATGCACTCGCAAAAAAGCATGAGATGGCTAAGCAAAAATTTCGTCCTGCAAGGCTTGGTGGTTTTTCAGGGGCGAAGACCTACATCAGGTAGGTCGAGGTCCTGAAAAACCAGCGTAACGCCGGAGGGCGGACTTTTTGCGACGCCATCTTTTGTGACCTTTCTCCTTGTCGCGGTTCGGTGGGAATGATAATAGATAGCGTATGAAAGTATTTGGACGTATTATTAATCCCTTGATCACCTTCATTGCCGTGCAACTGGTGTGGATTCTGCTGGTGGTGCTGTGGATCTACTGGTTTATGGGCGCCCACCGGAAATTTCGTGATGTGGCGGAAAAATACAGTCCGGAACTGCTCCAGGGGGGGGTCGACTGGGTAATCCTGTTCGAAGGACTGCTGTTGCTGGTTGCGATTCTGGTCGGGGTTTATGTTATTTTTCTTTTCTGGAGTCGACAGGCCGCACTTTATCGCGCCCAGAAAAATTTTATTTCTCAGGTCACCCACGAACTTAAATCGCCGGTGGCGTCGCTGCAATTGCATCTTGAAACAATTCGCCGGCGTCGACCGAGTGTGGCAAAGATGGATGTATTTATCGATACCATGCTGGCAGACAGCGAACGCCTGAACAATCTGATCGATAACCTGTTGTCAGCCCATCATCTGGAACAGCGCACGACCCTGCAACATTACTCGACGCAAAACTTTTCTCAATTTATCGAAAGGTACTTCGGTTCCCGGCAGTATTCCCTCCCCCATGCCGGGACGATGGAACTCTCGGTTGAGTCCGACCTGTACGTGTCGTTTGACCCGGACATGATGGAGACGGTTCTGCGCAACCTGCTTGAAAACGCCATCCTCTACTCTGAAGGGGCCCCACGCATTACGGTTCGTCTGCAATCCCGTGCGAAATATGCGTTATTGGTGGTTGCCGACCGGGGGCGTGGAATCGCCCGCGAGCATCAGCGTAAAGTCTTCAATATGTTTTACCGGGTCAAACCGCAGGACAAGAAATCGGTTCGCGGCAGCGGTCTCGGTCTGTTTATTGTCGGTGCGACGGTGCGCCGTTTTAAAGGGAAGGTCTGGTTGGAGAGTGCCGGTGAGGGACAGGGAACCGCTGTTTACATTAAGTTGCCGCTCCGCCCGCAGGGAGAACGGGATGAGTGATGCGCATATCCTGCTGGTGGAGGATGAACCGAATATTGCCTGCGGGTTGATTTATAATCTGGAGGCGGAGGGGTTTCGGGTCACCCACGTTGAAACCGGCGAAGAGGCTTTGTCCGTCCTGACCGGCGATGTCGTCCTGGTGATTCTGGATTTGATGTTGCCCGGCATTGACGGTTTTGAGGTGTGTCGCCAGTTACGCGCTATCGACCCGCGGCTACCGATCCTGATGCTGACCGCGCGTGGTGCCGAGGTGGACCGGGTGGAAGGCCTCAAGGCCGGTGCTGACGACTATCTGGCCAAACCGTTCAGCCTCGACGAATTCCTGTTGCGGGTGGAAGGGATGTTACGGCGCTCCGAGTGGTATCGCCCGGCTGACAGCGCGCAAACAACGTACGTTTTTGGTGGCAACACTGTCCATCTGCATGAACAGCGCGCGGAAACAGCCGCCGGGGAGATTGTTCTGACCGAGCTTGAAGTACGGATGCTCGATTATTTTATTCGTCATGAGGGACGGATCGTCGAGCGTAAACAGCTGCTCAAGGCGGTTTGGGGGGTAAGTCCTGATACCGAAACGCGCACTCTGGACAACTTCGTCGTGCGTCTGCGGCGCTATTTCGAAGCCGACCCGGCAACCCCTATCCATTTTCAAACCGTGCGGGGGCGTGGTTATCGTTTTGTTCGCGCCGGTGACAAGTGATGGAACTCAGCAGCGCAGGGCGGCGAGAGCTTTGACCGCCGCCCGACGAATTTCCGGGCGGGGGGCACTGATCAGCGGTGCCAGGGCGTCCTGGGCGTCGGGACTGCCGATTTTGCCCAGAGAAGCAGCGGTCGCCAGCACCAGACGGTCGTCATCGCTGGCGAGCAGCGGCGTCAGGTAGGGCACCAGACGGGGATCGCGGAAATTGCCGAGTGCTGCGGAGGCATGGACACGCACTGACGGTTGCGGGTCCTTGAGCAGTTTAACCAGCGAGCCGATCGTTTTCGGGTGACATTTGTTGCCCAGCACCTGTGCCGCCGCACCACGGATATCGGCATCGTTGCTTTCAAGTTCACTCAGCAGCGGTTTAAAAACCTGCGCCGATTCAAACTTTTCCAACGCAAAGATGGCCCGCATGCGCTGGCCACGATCACCTGTACGCAGGATCTTAAGCAGATACTCCAGACTGCGTGCCGCATCGAGGGCATTCAGCGCTTCAGCGGCAATCGCCCGCGTCTCTTCATCACGGTCCTGGAGAACGGCCAGGAAGAGTTGTCGACGTTTTTCAATCATCGCAGCAGGTCTCAGAACGGGATATCATCATCCGGGTTAAAGGGGGGTTCATTGAAGCTGTTGTCCGGTGAACTTGCGGCCTGGTTGTTGTCCCGACTCTGGTTGAAATTATCCGCCGGTCGCTGCTGGTGTTGTTGATAACCTCCCCCGCTATTGCTGCTGCCACTTTCGCCACGCTGTCCCAGCATCTGCATCTGGTCGGCGACGATTTCCGTCATATAGCGTTTGTTACCGTCGCGGTCATCGTAGGAACGGGTTTGAATCTTTCCTTCAATATAAACCTGTTTCCCTTTTTGCAGGTACTTGCCGCAAATTTCGGCCAACTGCCGCCAGGCAACGATATTATGCCATTCGGTTTTTTCCTGCTGTTCCCCGTCACGATTTTTGAATCGCTCAGAGGTTGCCACGGAAAAGGTTGCCACCGCGACGCCTGACGGGGTGTAGCGCAGCTCCGGATCTTTTCCCAGATTGCCGACCAGAATAACCTTGTTAACGGACATTGTCTGCTGCCTCCTTGTGCGAAATAAATATGCTCGAAAAGTGATGGCGTCGCAAAAAAGTACGGCCTACGGCGTTAAGCTGCGACCTACCTGATGTAGGCCTTCGCCCCTGAAAAACCACCAAGCCTTGCAGGACGAAATTTTTGCTTAGCCATCTCATTCTTTTTTGCAGGTGCATCAAAAGTGAGTCTAGCGGAAAGCAGCGAGGCTGTAAAGCGGGAACACAATCGATTGTGGAAATGGTTGACTCCCCCCACCAACTTCCCTAGACTGCAAGTTTATTTGCAGACGGAGTTTTCTGGACGATGTTGCGTACACTTTATTTCATGGGCGGATTTACGCTGGTTACAATTTTTTTTATGCTGACCGGCCTGCCCCTGACACTGATTAATCCTGATTATTTTCACAACTACACGTTTTATTGGGCGCGTATCTGTCTGCTCATGGGGGGGGTACGTCTGCACGTGGTCGGCGGTGAACGTGTTCCCCGCGACCGGGCGGTGATCTACATGCCCAACCATCAGGGCAATTTTGATATTCCCGCGCTGTATGTCGGGATCTCCAGACAATTTCGCTGGCTGGCCAAGGTGGAACTGTTTCGCGTGCCGTTGTTCGGTTTCTGCATGCGCAGCATCGGGCATATTCCGATCGACCGCACCGACCGCAAAGAGGCGATTGCCAGCCTCGACGAAGCGGCGCGCCGGATTGCCGCAGGAACCTCGGTGATTATTTTCCCCGAAGGTACCCGCAGCCTCGATGGTCGCTTGCAACCGTTCAAAAAGGGGGGCTTTACGATGGCGATGCAGGCTGGCGCAGTGATCGTGCCGGTGGCGATTTCCGGCAGCGCCGAGGTCATGGCGAAAAATGGCTACCGGGTGCGGGGAGGGTCAATCCGCCTTGAACTGCTGTCGCCGATTGAAACCGTCCACATCGATGACCGGAGTGTACTGATGGAGAAAGTTCGCGCCTCAATTGCGCAGGCGCTGGAGTCCGTCAGGTGAAGAACGACAACGGTGCGATCCGCTTGTTGCCGTTCGGGGGACTGGGTGAAATCGGACTCAATCTGATGGCGCTCGAATATGACGGTAAACTGCTGATTATCGATTGCGGGTTGATGTTTCCTGAACCGGCCATGCTCGGCGTCGATCTGGTCGTTCCCGAGATCGGCCTGCTGACCCGGCGCAGTGCCGATATCGTTGGACTGGTGCTGACCCATGGTCACGAAGATCATATCGGTGCGGTCTCCTATCTGTGGCGTCAGCTGGGCAAACCGGAAATCTACGCGACCGCCCTGACCATCGGCCTGCTCCAGGCCAAACTGCGTGAGTTCAATCTCAGCGGGGTAACCACGCATGTTATCCGCCCGCGTGATGAGGTGATCCTGGGACCGTTCCAGGTCGAATTCTTTCGCGCTGCCCATTCGATCGTCGACGGGGTCGGGTTGGGAATCCGTACTCCAGCCGGGCTGGTGGTACACACCGGCGATTTTAAGCTCGATCCGACCCCGGTCGATGGCGAAACGACCGATCTGGCACGTCTGGCGGCCTACGGTGAAGAGGGGGTGTTGCTGCTGCTCTCCGATTCGACCAACGTCGAGCGCGCAGGGTATACCCTTTCGGAACAGACCGTGGGGGCGGCGCTGCAGCGACTCCTGCCGACCTGTTCGCGGCGCATCTATATTGGCACCTTCTCTTCGCACATCGCCCGTATTTGTCAGGTTCTGGAGGCTGCCCAGGCGCACGGGCGGAAGGTTTTGATTCACGGTCGCAGTATGGTCACCAGCACGGCTGTGGCGCGACAACTCGGATACTTGAACATCGCTGATGATCTGCTGATCAATCTCGCCCAGCTCAAACAATTGCCACCGGAACAGACCCTGGTGTTAACGACCGGCAGTCAGGGGGAACCTTTGTCCGTCCTCGCGCGCATGGCCCGCGACGATCACGCTCAGTTGCAGATTGAAGAGGGGGATACTGTCATCCTGTCGTCGCGGCAGATCCCCGGCAACGAGAAGGCGATCACCGACATGATTAACCATTTGTATCGCCGTGGGGCCGAGGTTCACTACGAAACAACCAGTGAGATTCATGTTTCCGGACATGCCAGTCGCGAAGAGCTCAAACAGGTTCTGGCGCTAACCCGGCCGCAGTCGTTTGTGCCGATTCACGGTGAATATCGTCATCTAGTCAAACACGCGCGTCTGGCGGTCGCCATGGGAGTCGCTCCGGAGCGCGCGCTGGTGCTCGAAAACGGGCAATCCGCACGCTTTTCCGTCAACGGAGCGAGTAATGCCGGGACGTTTGAGAGCGGTCGGATATTCATCGATGGCAAAGGGGTCGGTGATGTCGGGGCGGTGCAGTTACGTGATCGCAGCCACCTGGCTCATCATGGCCTGGTGGTGGCGTTGCTGGCGGTCAATCGTTTGACCGGTGCACTGCTCTATGGCCCGGAACTCTTTACCCGTGGATTCGTTCCGGAAGAAGAGCGGGGGGACTACCTCGCGGCCGCTGCCGAGATTGTGCGCGGAGTCTTCAGCGAACACAGTGTCGCGGCGCTGACCGACCTGGAAGAACTCCGCATTGACGTTCGCAAGGCGCTGCGGCGCTTTTTTATTAAATCGATTGAACGGCGACCACTCATTCTGCCGGTGGTGCTGGAACTGTAACCAACCTGTTCGCGGACCGCACGCGGTCACGCGCGGACCAATCTGGAGAATTGTGTTGATATGATGTCAATCTGGGAAGCAATCTTTCTCGGCGCCTTGCAGGGGCTGACCGAATTCCTGCCGGTATCTTCCTCCGGGCACCTGGTGATGGCCCAGCAGCTGTTGCCCGGTTTTCATCAGCCGGGGGTGGCTTTTGATGTCCTGCTCCATGTGGCGACGATGGCTGCGGTGGTGCTTTATTTTCGCCTGGAAATTGGCAAGCTGATCGTCGCGCCGTTTCGACGCGGCGCCGACTATCAGGTCTATCGGCGCCTGCTGCTGCTGATTATTCTGGCGTCGGTGCCGACGGCTGTCATCGGCTTGACCTTCAAGGATTTTCTGACCGGGCTGTTTGAACAGCCGATCGTAACCGCAGTGATGCTGCTGGTGACCGGGACGATTCTCTACGCTGCCGAACGGATAAAAACTGCGGAACGCTCAGGACGGATGATCGACAAGCTGACCGTCAGTGACGCGCTGGTGGTCGGTACGGTCCAGGGGCTGGCAATTATTCCGGGGATTTCGCGTTCCGGTTCGACAATCGCTACACTGTTGTTCAAGGGGGTTGACGGTGAGACGGCGGCGCGCTTCTCTTTTTTGCTGGCGTTGCCGGCAGTCGGCGGGGCGACCCTGCTGTCGCTGGGGGACCTGGCCCAGTTGAACAGCACCGCAGTCCCGGCCTGTTTGCTCGGGATGGTGACCTCGTTTGTCACCGGTCTGCTGGCGATCCACTGGTTGCTGGCAGTGGTGCGTAAAAAACGCCTCTTTGCTTTTGCCGTATATTGTTGGATAATCGGTGGAACGTTTCTGGCCATTTCGCTGATTTAATCGGAGCAAGGTTTATGGGTTCGGAATCGAAACTCTTTTTGCGCGACCATCTCCAGAAAGAAATCGCCGGATTTTTTTGGGCAGGCGCGGGACTCTTCCTGTTGCTGAGCCTGTTGTCCTTTTACGGCAACGATCCCTCGTTCAATAATAATCTGCATCCGCCAACAGTGAATAATTTCGGCGGCGTCGTTGGCGCGCATCTGGCGGATATCTTTCTGCAATTGTTCGGAGTCACTTCCTACCTGTTGCCGCTGGCCTGTTTTATTTTTGCCTGGCGCCTGCTTAAATTTCGCGATGTAAAGGTGCGTTTTTATAAAGGCGCGGCCTTTTTTCTGTTGTTGTTTTCTTTTTCGGGGCTTATCGCATTGCGCTTTGGCCCGATTCAGCTGTTTGACCAGGAGGTCAGCGAGGCGGGCGGGGCGATCGGGCGACTGCTGGTGGCGACCCTCTCCAGCTACCTGAACACGACCGGTGCGGCGATCGTTCTCAGTGTTTTTTTTCTGGCCGCCGTGCTGCTGGTAGCGCGCTTCTCGCTGGTCCTTTTTCTGGAAGGATTACTGGCCCGCTTCGGCGCTTACCTTGAATTGCTCCGGGAACGCCGCATGGAGAAGAGCATGCTGCGCGGCAAGGCGGGGAAACAGCGCAAGCTGATACCGCCAATCGTCGTCATGCCCGAAGCGGTGGCTCTCCCCGCGCCGCAAGCAGTAAAAAAGACCAGGAGCAAACAGTCGGTCGATGCGGCGCAGGAAACATTTGCCTTTCTCGAACCGTCCGGAACCTATCATGTTCCAACCTTGGCATTGCTCGACCACGAAGGCGCGCCGCCGAAGCCGATCGACCGCGATGCATTGATGATGAACGCCCGGCTTCTGGAAAAGAAACTTCAGGATTTCGGGGTCACCGGAGAGGTCGTTGAGGTCAAGCCGGGACCGGTGGTGACGATGTACGAATTCGCTCCGGCGCCGGGGATTAAAGTCAACAAGATTGCGGGACTTTCCGACGATCTGGCGCTGGCGTTGTCAGCCCATTCGATCCGTATTGTCGCGCCGATTCCGGGACGCGGTGTGGTCGGCATCGAGATTCCGAACAAAGAGCGCGAAACGGTCTATCTCAAGGAGATTTTGGAAAGTCAGGAGTTTCAGAGGACTGGCGGGCGGTTGCCGATGGCGCTGGGGAAGGATATCTTTGGCCGCACGGTTGTTTCCGATCTGGCCAAAATGCCCCATCTGCTCGTCGCCGGATCGACCGGCAGTGGCAAGTCGGTGTCGATCAACACGATGGTCTTGTCCCTTCTTTACAGCGCCCGCCCCGAGGATGTGCGGATCATTATGGTCGATCCGAAAATGCTGGAATTGTCGATTTACGAGGGGATTCCACAGCTGCTGCTGCCAGTGGTGACCAATCCCAAGAAAGCCGCGCTGGCGCTCAACTGGGCCGTACGTGAAATGGAACGACGCTACAAGTTGATGTCCGACAAGGGGGTTCGCAATATCGATGGTTACAACAAAAAGATCGCCAAGGAAGAAAAAGAGCGCCTTGGGCGAGTGGCCGCCGGTGCACTGGTGGTGCCGGTGGTCGATGAGCTGGAAGACGAATTGCCGGAGATCGAGCTGGCCGAGGACGAGGTCCTCGACCATGGGCACCTCCCCTATATTGTTGTGATTGTTGATGAACTTGCCGATCTGATGATGGTCGCCGGGCGTGAAATCGAGGAGTCCATTGCTCGCCTGGCGCAGATGGCGCGGGCCTCCGGCATTCACCTGATCCTTGCCACCCAGCGACCAAGTGTCGATGTTATCACCGGCCTGATCAAGGCCAACTTTCCGACCCGGATGTCGTTCAAGGTCTTCTCGCGCACCGATTCACGCACCATCCTCGATTCGATGGGTGCCGAGACGCTGCTGGGGATGGGGGATATGCTTTTTCTGCCCCCCGGAACCGGGGTTTTGCAGCGTATTCACGGCGCTTTCGTCTCCGAACTGGAAGTGCAGCGGGTGGTTGATTTCCTCAAAAAACAAGGGCGTCCTGATTACGACAAAATGATCCTCAGCGCTTCGGCCAGCGGCACCGATGGCGGCACGGAAGATGCCGATGATGACTACGATGAAAAGTGGGATGAGGCGCTGGCACTGGTCGCCGAGACCAAACAGGCGTCGATCTCAATGGTGCAGCGGCGGTTGCGGGTTGGTTATAATCGCGCCGCGCGGATGATTGAAAAGATGGAACAGGAAGGGATCGTTGGCCCATCGGATGGCACCAGCCGACCGCGTGAAGTATTTATCAATCCTATCCCCCCGACGTAAGGATATGAACGTTTATGAACCCCACCGAACTCGAAAGAATCCTGCGCGAACTGCAGAGCGGTGATATCGGCGTCAACGCTGTCATGGAACGTCTCCGGCTGTTGTCGTTCGAGGATGTCGGTATTGCGCGTATTGATCATCACCGGGCGCTACGTCAGGGGTTCCCCGAGGTTATCTGGGGGGAACACAAGAGTTGTGAACAGCTGGAGATGATCATCGGACGGATGGCGACCGGGCAACAGAATGTCCTCGCGACGCGGATCGATGCCGGGAAGGGGGAGGTGCTGTGTGCCTCTTTTCCTGCCGGTGAATATGACCCGGTCGGGCGTACATTTGTGTTGAAAACGCAGCTGATCAAGGCGACCGGGCGCGGTACAGTGCTGGTCATCTGCGCCGGAACCTCCGACTTGCCGGTGGCGCGTGAAGCGGCGACGACCGCGCGGCTGTTCGGTAATGACGTCGAAGAGCTGGTCGATGTCGGTGTTGCCGGGATCCACCGGATCCTCTCTCAAAGTGACGCACTCGGTCGGGCGAGCGTAATTATTGTCGTCGCCGGGATGGAAGGGGCGCTGCCGTCGGTGGTTGGTGGACTGGTTGCAGTGCCGGTGATCGCGGTGCCGACTTCGGTTGGCTACGGTGCCGCCTTCGGCGGGGTCGCGGCGCTGCTGGGGATGCTCAATTCCTGCGCCAGCGGGGTTACGGTGGTGAATATCGACAACGGTTTCGGTGCGGCCTGCGCCGCTGCCCGGATCAACCGGGAACACTGCGCATGATCCTTTGTCTCGACCCGTTTGCCGGAATCTCCGGCGATATGTTCCTTGGTTTACTGGTCGATCTCGGTGTTGACGTTGCCGCTTTCGAGGCGCAACTGGCATGCCTTCCGCTCCCCGCTTACCAGCTTGAATGGCAGCGTGAAAAACGTCGGGGGATTGCGGGCACCCGCTGTCTGGTCCACGCTGAAGAACAGACCGCTGACCGGACGTGGCGCGCCATCGATACCCTGCTGGCGGAAAGTTCCCTCGCTATGCCGGTGCGTGATCTGGCCCGGCGGATTTTTCGGCGTCTCGCTGTCGCTGAAGCCAGGGTGCATGGGACGACGCCGGAGGAGGTTCACTTTCACGAAGTCGGTGCCCTTGACTCGATCATCGATATTGTTGGTGCTGCCATCGGCCTGACGACCCTCGCTCCCGCACAGATCGTTTGTGCGCCACTGCCGCTGACCCGGGGAATGGTGACGACCCGGCACGGCAATTATCCGTTGCCGGCACCGGCCACCCTTGAATTGCTGAGTGGTGTGCCGCTACAGTTCGTTGCCGGAAATCAGGAGCTGGTGACGCCGACCGGTGCGGCGATTGTCGCCGAGGTCGCAACGTTCGGGTCCTTTCCCCCTTGCGTCCCCGTACGGGTTGGTTACGGGGTCGGCAGCCGCGATCCCGAAGAGCGACCGAACGTCTTGCGTGGATTTCTCGCGCAGCATGGCGGAATCGCCGGGCTTGAAACCGATCAGGTTGCAGTGATCGAAACCCATCTTGACGACGCTAACCCCGAATGGCTCGGGGATCTGATGGAGCGCCTCTTCGATGCGGGGGCACTCGATGTTGCTTATGCGCCATTACAGATGAAAAAAAATCGTCCCGGCGTGCGCATCACGGTGATTGCATCGCTTAAGCAGCGCGAGCTGCTTGCTCGACAGTTGCTGCATCACAGCAGCGCGATTGGCGTGCGTTGTTACGAAACCACCCGTTACAAGTTGCGTCGCGCGGCGGCGACGCTGACGACAGAACTCGGTGAGGTGCAGGTCAAGCTGCTCTTCGATGGCGACGCCCTGGTGCGTGTCACCCCCGAATATGACAGCTGCCGCGAGGTGGCGCGCCGTCATCAGCGTCCCCTTGCCGACGTCTACCGGCTGGCCGAGATCGCCAGCGCGGCGCACGATTGGAAGGCTTGAAATGCCCCGTTGGTTGACCCTCTTTCTCGCCACTAATGGCGGCCTTGGTTATGCTCCGGTCGCCTCCGGCACGATCGGCACCCTCGCCGGGCTGCCGCTCTTCTGGCTCGTTTCTTCCTGGCCCGCCTGGCTCTACGGTCTGAGCTGGCTGGCGCTCCTCTGTCTCAGTTTTGTCGTCGCGGATGCTGCCGGAAAACTCTATCAGACCGCCGATGATGGTCGGATCGTTATCGACGAACTGGTCGGCTATCTGGTCACCGTCGCTTTTCTGCCCTGCACCTGGTGGGTACTGCTCGGTGGCTTCTGCTGGTTTCGCGTCTTCGACATTTTTAAACCGTGGCCGGCCAGTTACTTCGACAAAGAGATGAAGAACGGCGTCGGCGTGGTGCTTGACGATGTGGTCGCAGGGGTCTATGGGGCGGTGGCGTTGCGGCTCTGTCTGTGGTTGTTGGTTTAAGGTTCTCACCACGCAGATACAAAGGACACCAAGCGGGTCGCTCGGTGAATATGGCTCACGCTCTTTGGCTAACCGGTTGTGTACTGAAGGAGTATTCAATGGACAGGGAATGTCTGGTTGAACGCATAGAAGAATATCTCAAAGCGCTGTCACAGCTGGAAAAAGCTCTCGCCCAGCCGCAAAATCGTTTTGTTTCATGCTCGTTGTGCCCGGCGTGGTGAAAACACCTCTTGTTTTGGAATAAACATCATGAACTCTCCCACTATCGCCGTTCTCACCATCGGCGACGAACTCCTCAATGGTGAGCTCGCTGATACCAACACCCAACGGATCGCCCGCCAGCTCGGCGATGTCGGGTTGGCACTGCGTGAAGTGGCGACGGTACCTGATGACGAGGGTGCCATCGCCACGGCACTGCTGCGCCTGACGGCAGGTTACGATGCCCTGATTGTCACCGGCGGGCTCGGCCCGACGGCTGATGATCTGACCGCGCGGGCGGCGGCAAACGCTTTCGAGCGACCGCT carries:
- a CDS encoding nitronate monooxygenase family protein; translated protein: MSSPSLTIGKHSVPYPLIQGGMGVRVSAANLAGAVAKCGGIGLIATAGLGLNSPHFDGKNFFSADPAALKDELRKAYAIAPDGVIGTNCMVAVSNYETIVRASCEGGAKIIVSGAGLPLNLPELTADFPDIALVPIASSIKAAELIARKWNKSYHRLPDAVVVEDPDTAGGHLGEKMEKIGDGSYDQYATVRGVKTYFQEMWGVDIPVIAAGGIWDRADLLHALAEGADGVQMASRFVCTEECDASDEFKQMYLDCRKEDIGLIMSPAGLPGRAILTHFDKIRERDVALNLRCPTACLKKCTYKSSQERFCIVHALDRAQRGDTETGLVFCGTNAWKADKITTVQAIFNELFDL
- a CDS encoding HAMP domain-containing histidine kinase: MKVFGRIINPLITFIAVQLVWILLVVLWIYWFMGAHRKFRDVAEKYSPELLQGGVDWVILFEGLLLLVAILVGVYVIFLFWSRQAALYRAQKNFISQVTHELKSPVASLQLHLETIRRRRPSVAKMDVFIDTMLADSERLNNLIDNLLSAHHLEQRTTLQHYSTQNFSQFIERYFGSRQYSLPHAGTMELSVESDLYVSFDPDMMETVLRNLLENAILYSEGAPRITVRLQSRAKYALLVVADRGRGIAREHQRKVFNMFYRVKPQDKKSVRGSGLGLFIVGATVRRFKGKVWLESAGEGQGTAVYIKLPLRPQGERDE
- a CDS encoding HEAT repeat domain-containing protein, which codes for MIEKRRQLFLAVLQDRDEETRAIAAEALNALDAARSLEYLLKILRTGDRGQRMRAIFALEKFESAQVFKPLLSELESNDADIRGAAAQVLGNKCHPKTIGSLVKLLKDPQPSVRVHASAALGNFRDPRLVPYLTPLLASDDDRLVLATAASLGKIGSPDAQDALAPLISAPRPEIRRAAVKALAALRC
- a CDS encoding response regulator transcription factor, producing the protein MSDAHILLVEDEPNIACGLIYNLEAEGFRVTHVETGEEALSVLTGDVVLVILDLMLPGIDGFEVCRQLRAIDPRLPILMLTARGAEVDRVEGLKAGADDYLAKPFSLDEFLLRVEGMLRRSEWYRPADSAQTTYVFGGNTVHLHEQRAETAAGEIVLTELEVRMLDYFIRHEGRIVERKQLLKAVWGVSPDTETRTLDNFVVRLRRYFEADPATPIHFQTVRGRGYRFVRAGDK
- a CDS encoding undecaprenyl-diphosphate phosphatase, whose protein sequence is MSIWEAIFLGALQGLTEFLPVSSSGHLVMAQQLLPGFHQPGVAFDVLLHVATMAAVVLYFRLEIGKLIVAPFRRGADYQVYRRLLLLIILASVPTAVIGLTFKDFLTGLFEQPIVTAVMLLVTGTILYAAERIKTAERSGRMIDKLTVSDALVVGTVQGLAIIPGISRSGSTIATLLFKGVDGETAARFSFLLALPAVGGATLLSLGDLAQLNSTAVPACLLGMVTSFVTGLLAIHWLLAVVRKKRLFAFAVYCWIIGGTFLAISLI
- a CDS encoding 1-acyl-sn-glycerol-3-phosphate acyltransferase, with protein sequence MLRTLYFMGGFTLVTIFFMLTGLPLTLINPDYFHNYTFYWARICLLMGGVRLHVVGGERVPRDRAVIYMPNHQGNFDIPALYVGISRQFRWLAKVELFRVPLFGFCMRSIGHIPIDRTDRKEAIASLDEAARRIAAGTSVIIFPEGTRSLDGRLQPFKKGGFTMAMQAGAVIVPVAISGSAEVMAKNGYRVRGGSIRLELLSPIETVHIDDRSVLMEKVRASIAQALESVR
- a CDS encoding single-stranded DNA-binding protein, which codes for MSVNKVILVGNLGKDPELRYTPSGVAVATFSVATSERFKNRDGEQQEKTEWHNIVAWRQLAEICGKYLQKGKQVYIEGKIQTRSYDDRDGNKRYMTEIVADQMQMLGQRGESGSSNSGGGYQQHQQRPADNFNQSRDNNQAASSPDNSFNEPPFNPDDDIPF
- a CDS encoding ribonuclease J codes for the protein MLPFGGLGEIGLNLMALEYDGKLLIIDCGLMFPEPAMLGVDLVVPEIGLLTRRSADIVGLVLTHGHEDHIGAVSYLWRQLGKPEIYATALTIGLLQAKLREFNLSGVTTHVIRPRDEVILGPFQVEFFRAAHSIVDGVGLGIRTPAGLVVHTGDFKLDPTPVDGETTDLARLAAYGEEGVLLLLSDSTNVERAGYTLSEQTVGAALQRLLPTCSRRIYIGTFSSHIARICQVLEAAQAHGRKVLIHGRSMVTSTAVARQLGYLNIADDLLINLAQLKQLPPEQTLVLTTGSQGEPLSVLARMARDDHAQLQIEEGDTVILSSRQIPGNEKAITDMINHLYRRGAEVHYETTSEIHVSGHASREELKQVLALTRPQSFVPIHGEYRHLVKHARLAVAMGVAPERALVLENGQSARFSVNGASNAGTFESGRIFIDGKGVGDVGAVQLRDRSHLAHHGLVVALLAVNRLTGALLYGPELFTRGFVPEEERGDYLAAAAEIVRGVFSEHSVAALTDLEELRIDVRKALRRFFIKSIERRPLILPVVLEL